In Streptomyces nojiriensis, one genomic interval encodes:
- a CDS encoding alpha/beta fold hydrolase gives MKRLAPLLATVGLVATSVPLLTAPQAAAAQVPGYMRQQPDWHRCTPEQPATYECATLKVPLDYRHPEGRMLDLAISRIKTENPGKRRGVLLFNPGGPGVSALFRPVVLNTSIPKDVRDQYDLIGFDPRGVGKSSPISCGLNADEGGLGGPYRPETFPSDVAWARSVADKCREKSGDVIPHITTRNTARDLDVIRAALGERKISYLGYSYGTYLGAVYSQMFPQRTDRFVLDSGVDPQRVWRGMIQVWATEAEPAFARWTRWAAERSDRYGLGTTPEAVSATFWDLVARADRDPIIQDGQKVTGDYLRSEPSLFFSPYGASAVIKHLKSLAENGPKPADGDAPDLKQLLAGARASGANASEPNAAVSGAAAAESGGDGMAVYWSVVCGDTDAWPRDPDQYARDAARDKAKYPLYGDFASNIKPCAFWQKPVEPATPMKTRADVLTVQNEWDSQTPLASGQGLHKALKGSRMVLALGGEKHGVYLSDPASCADVTVNKYLATGRLPAADVTCQDPPPFP, from the coding sequence ATGAAACGCCTCGCACCGCTGCTCGCCACGGTCGGACTCGTCGCGACCTCCGTGCCCCTGCTGACAGCGCCCCAGGCAGCTGCCGCCCAGGTCCCCGGCTACATGCGCCAGCAGCCGGACTGGCACCGTTGCACCCCCGAGCAGCCGGCGACGTACGAGTGCGCGACCCTCAAGGTGCCGCTTGACTACCGGCACCCCGAGGGCCGCATGCTCGACCTCGCGATATCCCGGATCAAGACCGAGAACCCGGGCAAGCGGCGGGGAGTCCTGCTCTTCAACCCTGGTGGCCCCGGCGTTTCCGCGTTGTTCCGGCCGGTGGTCCTGAACACGAGCATACCCAAGGACGTACGGGACCAGTACGACCTCATCGGCTTCGATCCGCGCGGGGTCGGCAAGAGCAGCCCGATCTCCTGTGGGCTGAATGCGGACGAGGGGGGCCTCGGCGGTCCGTACCGGCCCGAGACCTTCCCCTCGGACGTGGCCTGGGCGCGAAGCGTCGCCGACAAGTGCCGGGAGAAGTCCGGCGACGTCATTCCCCACATCACCACCCGCAATACGGCCCGCGACCTGGACGTCATCCGTGCGGCGCTCGGCGAGCGGAAGATCTCGTACCTGGGTTACTCGTACGGGACCTACCTCGGGGCGGTGTACTCCCAGATGTTCCCGCAGCGCACCGACCGCTTCGTGCTGGACAGCGGGGTGGATCCGCAGCGCGTCTGGCGCGGCATGATCCAGGTGTGGGCCACCGAAGCGGAGCCCGCGTTCGCGCGGTGGACGCGGTGGGCCGCGGAGCGCTCGGACCGATACGGGCTCGGCACCACTCCCGAAGCCGTGTCCGCCACCTTCTGGGATCTGGTGGCCCGGGCCGACAGGGATCCGATCATCCAGGACGGGCAGAAGGTCACGGGTGACTACCTCAGGTCAGAGCCCTCGCTGTTCTTCTCCCCGTACGGAGCTTCGGCCGTCATCAAGCACCTCAAGTCCCTGGCCGAGAACGGGCCCAAGCCGGCGGACGGCGATGCGCCGGATCTGAAGCAACTGCTCGCCGGGGCCCGGGCCTCCGGCGCGAACGCCTCCGAGCCGAACGCAGCGGTGTCGGGCGCGGCAGCCGCCGAATCCGGTGGCGACGGCATGGCCGTCTACTGGTCCGTCGTGTGCGGGGACACGGATGCCTGGCCGCGCGATCCCGATCAGTACGCGCGGGACGCGGCGCGGGACAAGGCGAAGTATCCGCTGTACGGGGACTTCGCGTCGAACATCAAGCCGTGCGCCTTCTGGCAGAAGCCGGTTGAGCCCGCGACGCCCATGAAGACCCGGGCCGACGTGCTGACCGTGCAGAACGAATGGGACTCCCAGACCCCGCTGGCCAGCGGCCAGGGCCTGCACAAGGCGCTCAAGGGCTCACGGATGGTGCTGGCACTGGGCGGCGAGAAGCACGGTGTGTACCTCTCCGACCCCGCATCCTGTGCCGACGTCACGGTCAACAAGTACCTCGCCACGGGCCGGCTGCCTGCCGCAGACGTGACCTGCCAGGACCCGCCGCCGTTCCCGTAG
- a CDS encoding 2OG-Fe dioxygenase family protein, giving the protein MGGLRERGFIRYDAGQLGIVPAGSAAKDLAVIREVFEALPPDPYAPGTNRFRRYSHAVYLPWKDELSWIPGTPDPVHGTVTDFSQGEDDPDHPRTRRVLPDIPEALRGNALLLRLLRWDIEQVLSLRNLGRRPLWAGVHLIRLGVDGPGQEAVSSPNCLHQDGGSASTFTFAHLISRTNVTGGQNVIATPGSAGLQPEDPWADIHADFTLTDPLDGYAVHDHRVSHYVGPVRAGSEPGPGERSILIVGLAPYVPQL; this is encoded by the coding sequence ATGGGCGGTCTGCGCGAGCGCGGGTTCATCCGCTACGACGCCGGGCAACTCGGTATCGTTCCGGCCGGCTCCGCCGCGAAGGACCTGGCCGTGATCCGGGAGGTGTTCGAGGCTCTGCCGCCTGACCCGTACGCTCCGGGAACGAATAGGTTCCGTCGCTACTCCCATGCCGTGTACCTGCCGTGGAAGGACGAACTGTCCTGGATTCCCGGAACCCCCGACCCCGTCCACGGTACGGTCACCGACTTCTCCCAGGGCGAGGACGACCCGGACCACCCGCGGACGCGGCGCGTGCTCCCCGACATTCCCGAGGCGCTGCGCGGCAACGCCCTGCTGTTGCGACTCCTGCGCTGGGACATTGAGCAGGTCCTGTCCCTGAGGAATCTGGGGAGACGGCCGCTGTGGGCTGGTGTCCACCTGATCAGGCTCGGCGTCGACGGTCCCGGCCAGGAGGCCGTTTCCTCCCCGAACTGCTTGCACCAGGACGGGGGTTCCGCCAGCACGTTCACCTTCGCCCACCTGATCAGCCGTACCAACGTCACCGGCGGGCAGAACGTCATCGCCACACCGGGCAGCGCAGGCCTCCAGCCCGAGGACCCGTGGGCGGACATCCACGCCGACTTCACCCTCACCGACCCACTGGATGGCTACGCCGTCCACGACCACAGGGTCAGCCACTACGTCGGCCCGGTCCGCGCAGGCTCCGAGCCAGGGCCGGGGGAACGGTCCATCCTCATCGTCGGCCTCGCCCCGTACGTCCCCCAGCTGTGA
- a CDS encoding maleylpyruvate isomerase family mycothiol-dependent enzyme — MEKNLEFPDLLRLIDERSTAFRAVVAAAPGLDAQVPSCPGWTLFDLVKHLGGGDRFWAAIVGAGSADAPPAEAVAARAALEVPREREALLAWLDGSTQLLLGALRAAGPESGCWTWWPASQSPQTAGGTARHRVQETAVHTYDAQLAGGSPQPLPVELALDGVEEFLFTVCATPSAWPHKPTAFDFHAAEGRSWRLTVDGDGARITRIPAPTAATGEDSDAAGASVHGTASELVLYLYDRIQADSLHVDGDAGLLDLLRAWEPEEK; from the coding sequence GTGGAAAAGAATCTTGAGTTCCCTGACCTGTTGCGACTGATCGATGAACGGTCGACCGCCTTCCGCGCCGTGGTCGCCGCCGCGCCCGGTCTCGACGCGCAGGTGCCGTCCTGCCCCGGGTGGACGCTGTTCGATCTGGTGAAGCACCTGGGTGGGGGAGACCGTTTCTGGGCCGCCATCGTCGGCGCGGGGTCTGCCGACGCTCCCCCGGCCGAGGCCGTCGCCGCGCGCGCCGCGCTGGAAGTGCCGCGGGAGCGTGAGGCCCTGCTGGCCTGGCTGGACGGGTCGACGCAGCTTCTGCTGGGCGCCCTGCGCGCGGCGGGACCGGAGAGCGGTTGCTGGACGTGGTGGCCCGCGTCGCAATCACCGCAGACCGCCGGCGGCACCGCCCGGCACCGGGTCCAGGAGACCGCGGTGCACACTTACGACGCCCAGCTCGCCGGGGGCTCCCCGCAGCCGCTGCCGGTCGAGTTGGCACTCGACGGTGTGGAGGAGTTCCTGTTCACCGTCTGCGCAACGCCGAGTGCCTGGCCGCACAAGCCCACGGCCTTCGACTTCCACGCCGCCGAGGGCCGCTCCTGGCGCCTCACCGTCGACGGCGACGGCGCACGCATCACCCGCATCCCCGCGCCCACCGCCGCGACCGGCGAAGACTCGGATGCAGCCGGCGCCTCCGTCCACGGCACGGCCAGTGAGCTGGTCCTCTACCTGTACGACCGGATCCAGGCCGACTCCTTGCACGTTGACGGAGACGCAGGGCTGCTCGACCTGCTCCGCGCCTGGGAGCCGGAAGAGAAGTAG